The proteins below are encoded in one region of Festucalex cinctus isolate MCC-2025b chromosome 2, RoL_Fcin_1.0, whole genome shotgun sequence:
- the nr2c2 gene encoding nuclear receptor subfamily 2 group C member 2 — protein MSQSPRRFQVVSSEEAPATPPQIQIVTEQQKIRIVTAMDPSSAPKQQFILTTSDSSGAGKVILASPDNHNAKQLIFTSADSLMPGRIQIVTDPLSMEQLLGQSGDLSRPQTVEYCVVCGDKASGRHYGAMSCEGCKGFFKRSVRKSLTYSCRSKQDCVINKHHRNRCQFCRLKKCLNMGMKTDSVQSERKPADVVPREKHVNCAPSTQKIYIRKDINSPLIATPTFISDPETDGSRSSLLDQGMLVNIQQPVVHSDGTLVLTTDSKMESGHGDLGTLANVVTSLATLSDSLKQNLKNGDSSSDCQYVEKNTMAITRAFDTLAKVLNPPEADVVADKCVSESTFRLIGQDQESPIIEVEGPLLTDGHVKFKLSMPSPMPEYLNVHYICESASRLLFLSMHWARSIPAFLALGQEENTGLVRACWNELFTLGLAQCAHVMNLSTILAAIVNHLQSSIQDDKLSAERVKQVMEHIWKFQEFCNSMTKLETDNYEYAYLKAIVLFSPDHPGVDCGGQVEKFQEKALMELQDYVQKTYPDDTYRLTRILTRLPALRLMNSSITEELFFTGLIGNVSIDSIIPYILKMETAEYNSQDADPAE, from the exons ATGAGTCAGTCACCTCGACGCTTTCAGGTTGTGTCGAGCGAGGAGGCGCCAGCGACACCGCCGCAGATACAG ATTGTAACTGAGCAGCAGAAGATTCGGATCGTGACCGCCATGGACCCTTCCAGCGCGCCCAAGCAGCAATTCATTCTGACCACGTCGGACAGCTCCGGCGCAGGAAAAGTTATTCTGGCCTCTCCGGACAACCACAACGCAAAGCAGCTCATCTTTACGTCTGCGGACAGCCTGATGCCAGGAAGGATACAG ATCGTCACGGATCCGCTGTCGATGGAGCAGCTACTCGGCCAGTCGGGCGATCTGAGTCGGCCGCAGACGGTGGAGTACTGCGTGGTGTGTGGAGACAAGGCGTCAG GCCGTCACTACGGAGCGATGAGTTGCGAGGGATGTAAAGGTTTCTTCAAGCGGAGCGTGAGGAAAAGTCTGACGTACAGCTGCCGCAGTAAGCAGGATTGCGTCATCAACAAGCACCATCGCAACCGCTGCCAGTTCTGTCGCTTGAAGAAATGCCTCAACATGGGGATGAAGACCGACT CCGTTCAGAGCGAGCGGAAGCCTGCCGACGTCGTTCCCAGGGAGAAGCACGTCAACTGCGCACCCTCCACCCAGAAAATCTACATCCGCAAGGACATTAATAGTCCGCTCATCGCCACGCCGACCTTCATCTCGGACCCGGAGACGGATGGCTCCAG ATCGAGCCTGCTGGATCAGGGGATGCTGGTGAACATCCAGCAGCCTGTCGTGCACAGTGATGGAACGCTGGTGCTGACAACCGACTCTAAG ATGGAGTCCGGCCACGGTGACCTTGGGACGCTGGCCAATGTGGTGACGTCACTGGCCACTTTGAGTGACTCGTTAAAACAGAACTTGAAGAATGGAGATTCATCGTCAGACTGCCaatatgtggaaaaaaacaccatggcgaTAACACG TGCCTTTGACACCCTGGCCAAAGTCCTCAATCCACCTGAAGCGGACGTCGTCGCTGACAAGTGTGTCAGCGAAAGCACCTTTCGGCTGATTGGCCAGGACCAGGAGTCGCCCATCATTGAGGTGGAAGGGCCGCTGCTCACAGACGGTCACGTTAAGTTTAAG CTGAGCATGCCCAGCCCCATGCCCGAGTACCTGAATGTACATTACATCTGCGAGTCGGCCTCCAGACTTCTCTTCCTCTCAATGCACTGGGCGCGTTCAATCCCCGCCTTCTTAGCCCTTGG GCAGGAAGAAAACACGGGTTTGGTGCGAGCCTGCTGGAACGAGCTGTTCACGCTGGGTCTCGCTCAGTGTGCCCACGTGATGAACCTGTCCACCATCCTGGCGGCCATCGTCAACCACCTTCAGAGCAGCATCCAGGATG ACAAGCTGTCAGCGGAGAGGGTGAAGCAGGTGATGGAGCACATCTGGAAGTTCCAGGAGTTCTGCAACAGCATGACCAAGTTGGAGACAGACAACTACGAGTACGCCTACCTGAAGGCCATCGTCTTGTTCAGTCCCG ATCACCCTGGTGTGGACTGCGGCGGACAGGTGGAAAAGTTTCAAGAGAAAGCCTTGATGGAACTGCAGGACTACGTACAGAAAACGTATCCAGATGACACCTACAG GTTGACTCGCATCCTGACCCGTCTGCCGGCGCTGCGCCTGATGAACTCCAGCATCACGGAGGAGCTCTTCTTCACCGGCCTGATCGGCAACGTCTCCATCGACAGCATCATTCCGTACATCCTCAAGATGGAGACGGCCGAGTACAACAGCCAGGACGCCGACCCCGCCGAGTGA